ATCCTGGCACCGAAGGTCAGGGCCACCCCGCCGACCAGCACACCGATACCGAGCAACGCGAACGAGGTGGTCGGCGCCAGCGCCGCTGTCAGCACGACACCGCAGGCCACGACCCCGAGACCGAGCCACCAGAAGAGGTTCCGCTCCGAATCGGGCCTGCGCGAGAACCAGCGCTGCGCGACCACATCGGAGTACATCCGATCACGAACCCTGGTCAGGTCAGGGGCGCTCCCACTGCGCAGCCGGGAAACCATCACCTGGTCCCGTTCGGCGCCGTCCACCCCGAACAGCATCTCGTGAACCGCGCGCTCGTAGGAACGCAACGACTCGTCCGGGGGATTCAGCAGCACGATCCGCCAGTCGCGTCCCTGCTGCTGCCCGGGGATCTCCTCGATCCACAGGTAGTTGCGCACGGCCAGGTCGATGATCGTCGCGGTCACGTCCACCACGTCGACGTACTCGTCGATGACGGTGCCGACCTGCCCGGGCAGCACACCGTCCGGGGACGCGAAACGCACATTGCCCTGTTCGTCGGTCATCAGCACGTCGACCGGCCCGACATCACCGCTGCTCACGCGCGCGTCGCGCCCTCGCGTGTACCAGAGCAGACCGAACCCGCCGATCACCAGCAGCCCCAACGCGGCCAGCGCCGCCGCCACCATCGGACTCAGTTCGAAGGCGTCGTCCAGGCTGAACGTCTCGTCGAACTCGGCGTTGGCCGGGACCGTTCCCTCCGGCAGTTCCACCGAGAAGTCGATCCGGTCCCCCTCGGCCAGCTCGGTGTGCTCGGCCCTGGGGCCTCGTGTCGTGCCGATCCGGAAATTGGTGCACTTGTCGTCGCTGCCGACGGGGCCGGCTCGACAGTCGATGGACTGGGCAGGATTCGGGGCTATGAAGGAGATCCGGCTCCGCTGGACGGACACGTCCCAGCCGCCGGAAACACGCCAGTCGACCTGCTGGGTGCCACCCTGGGGATCGCCCACGGCACCGACCACCTGGTAATCCACAGTGGATTCACCTGGTGGCAGCGTCAGTTCGAGCCGCTCGTCGGTGACGCGTGCGCTTCCCGGTCCGCCCACTTCGGCACCGCGGATGTCGAACACCCGGTCCACGTCCTCCCCCGCGGCCTGACGCAGCGGAACGGTGCGATGCACCTCGGACCCCGGGGGCACCGTCACGCGTTCCGTGACGGACAGCTTTCCGTCACGTTCGAGCTTCAGGGAGACATCACTCGTCACGCCGCCTTCCTCCGTCTGAGCGACGGCCGCTTGCCGCACCTGGGGTAAGCAGGCGATCAGAGCCGCCAGTGCCACCACGGCACAAGAGAGCAGGAACCGTTTTTTCAACACGCCACGAACGATAGCGAACAGTGGGTAGTGTTTTTGCCGAATTCTCTTCAAAGAGCAGGGGGAAGCATTATGAAGACGTCGCGATCCACTCGCGACCAGTTACTTTCCGGTCCTTTTAGGACTTGTGGCGGAACTTCGCGTAGCTGGCCGGACAACCGTCATGTGAGTCGGCACCCTGCTGCGTTGGAGGGCGCCTCGAGCAGCGAACTCAGGACGGTCCCGCGCGGAGCGGAGGTGGAGCGGTGACACCTCCGCGGCAACCGCCGGGTCAACCGTGGTCGTCGGGAGGTCCCCCGAATCCACCGGGGTCGGAACAGCACCGCAGGCCGACGTCTCCACCGATGGCCAGGCCTCTTCCACAGCATCCCGCCCAGGGGCCCGGCCCCGCACCCCAAGCGCCCAACTCACCGGCGCGTCCGCCCGGACCACAGCAGGGCGGGCCCCCGGCGCATCCGAACGCACCCGGCCCCGGGTACGGCCCCCCTCCGCACTCTCAACCGCCACCGCGGTCGGCGCCACCCCCACAGCAGGTGATGCCACCACCGGGAGTCGCTCCTGCCTGCGCTGTCCACCCCGGAACGCCACAGCGCTTCCCCGGACCCGTGCCACCGGGCTACAGAGGCGGTGCACCGCCCCGCAAGCGGACTCATCCGGCAGCGATCATCATCCCGCTGGTGTGCGGCTTTCTGCTGCTGATCGTGATGCCGATGGGAATAGCGCTGGCCTCGCTCACCTCGGGAGCGAGTGCCTCCGCCGGAGGCGGGTACGACTACAGCACCTACGAGTACAGCGAGACCGAGGACATCGGCGACACGGGAACCGGGGAGAACGGCACCGATTACCGGGACACCACGACCGCCACCGGAAGTGACCGGTCGGGCACGGCTGCCTCACCGACCACCTCCGCGACCGGACCGGAACCGGTACGCAAGACCGCGGACAACCCGATCGCCACAGCGGCCGTGCCGGTTCCGGACGTGCGGTGCGACCTGCCCGAGTGGCAAACCGATCCGCAGTCCTCGCAACGCTTCTTCCGCGCGGCGCTCCCGTGCCTGAACGAGGCCTGGAACAGCGTGCTGAGTCAGGCGGGCCTGCCGTTCGAACCTCCCGAGCTCGCCTTCCCCGGTGGCGGCAGCTGGTCGAGCCCGTGCGGTTCGGTCTCGAAGTCGGAGAACGTGTCCGCCTTCTACTGCGGCAGCAACCAGACGATCTACATGCCGTTCGCGGGATTGCAGACCGATGTCTACGGAGAACAGCCCGGTATCTACCTCGGGGTCTTCGCCCACGAGTACGGCCATCACGTCCAGCAGCTCTCCGGCATCATGCCCGCCTGGCAGAGCGAGGCCTACGAGACCGGGGGTTACGAGACGCCCGAGGCCCTGGCGTTGAGCAGGCGCAGCGAGCTGCAGGCCCAGTGCTTCGCGGGGCAGTACCTCGCCAGCGCCGAACGGACGAACTCGCTGAGCACGCAGGCCGCCTGGAACGGCATCCAGGACGGGTACAACCGCGGGGACCGGGGGAACCAGCCGCGCGATCACGGCCGCCCGCAGCACTACGGCAGCTGGATGGAGGCGGGCTACAAACGCAACAACACCAGCGAGTGCAACACCTGGGCGGCGAACGCGAGCGATGTGAGCTGAAGGTCCACTGTGGATTGGGCCGCGCAGCGGGTCGACTCGCTCGGGCGGACGGGAAGCGGCTCGCCCGCTTTCCGGACAACCGCTGACGCGACGCCGCGGATGAGAGCTCACAACGGGAACCCCGCGTGAGTGGCCGAGGTGCCGGTCACCCGAGCCGGCACCTCGGAAGCATCACGAGGACAGCGCGAGAAGCATCGCGGCGCAGCACGAGCAGCGGCGAAATCACTCGCTCCCTTCACCGTGCCGGGCCACATCCTGCTCCACTATCAGGACATCGGTGCAGACCCGACAGGTCGGGGCCTGGAACCAGTCCAGCTCGTTGGGTTCGGCCATCGCACACCGCACGCCGCACACCGAGGTTCCGGCCGAATGCCCCTCCCAGCGCTTCCCGCGGAACGCATGGCGAATCTTCCGGGACTCGACGCGACTGCTCACCGGCAGCCAGTATTGGTGATCCCCCATGCCGATCACGACTTCCATTCCGGCCGAGCGATCGGAAGCTTCAGATAAGCCGTGAAGCACTCCTCGCAGAAAGGTCGGGTGTGCCACATCTGGTATCCCCGGCGATCTCTCACTTCCGGCGCGTGCACGGGGGTGTGCTCGCCGAGGACCTCCACCTCCCCGCCCTCGGCGGGAGGTTCGCACAACGTCGCGTGCTGCCTGGTGTCGTCTTCCGGGGTGATCCAGAAAACCTGGGTGCGTTCCATCGAGTGCGCGGTCACCACTTTCCGTTTCGTGCCGATTCACGCTGTTCGGTCGGACGGCACGGCACCGCGGGCACGGCACCGTGTCCTCCGTCACTTCCGAATATCGGCAGGGCGACGGCCGTGCCCCAGATCACGACGGTGTTCATCTGTTCGCCCGTAAGGGGGCACGGGAAACACCGCGTGGGCGCGCTCGACTCCTTCCGCGTTTCGGCCGAGCGGTCGGCCGCGGTCCGGTGGCGGGTGGATCGGCGACCGACCGGCTCGGACGAACTTCAGGAGCTCGCCACCTTCTTCACGTACAGCAGACGGTCCCCCTCCTCGATGGCGTCGGCCTCCGGGGCGTCCACCCGGTAGAGCTGTCCGTCCCGGACCAGACCCAGCACGATGTCGGAAAGGTGCCGGGGCGAGCCTCCGACTTCGGTCCTGTCGACTTCCCGCTCGGCGATGGCCAACCCGAGGTCGGGGCTGAGCAGGTCCTCGAACATCTCGACAACCGAAGGAGTCGAGGTCGCCATCCCGAGCAGCCTTCCCGAGGTCTCACTGGAGATGACCACCGAATCGGCCCCGGACTGCCGGAGCAGGTGAACGTTCTCGGCCTCCCGCACGGCCGCGACGATCTGCGCCTTGGGAGCGAGCTCGCGCGAGGTGAGCGTGACCAGCACGGCGGTGTCGTCGCGGGGTGGAGCCACCACCACCGCCCTGGCCCGTGGAATGCCTGCCACCCGGAGAACGTCCGAACGAGTACCGGAACCGTTCACGGTCACCAGACCGAGCGAGGAGGCCGCTTCCAGCACAGCGGGTTCGGTGTCGACCACCACGATGTTGCCCGCTTCGACCCCGTCTCCGAGCAACGCGGTCACGGCGGATCTTCCCTTGGTGCCGTACCCGATGACGACCACGTGGTCGCGCACCCTGGACCTCCAGTGTTGGATCTTCAATGCCTGACGAGAGCGTTCGGTGAGCACCTCCAAGGTGGTGCCAACCAGCACGATCAGAAACAGTACCCGCAGCGGGGTGATAACCAGTACGTTCACCAGCCTCGCCGAGGGCGAGAGCGGGGCGATGTCACCGTATCCGGTGGTCGACAACGAAACGGTGGCGTAGTAGAGGGCATCCAGCACACTCAGCGGAGTGCCGTCCGTGTCGCTGTACCCTCCCCGATCGAAGTAGACCAGCAGCACGGTAACCGCGAGAGCCAGACTGGCCCCGATGATCCTGCGTATGATCGACTTGACGGGACCGACGGCGGTGGCCGGCATGCGGACCACCCCGACCAGCGCGTGGTCCGGTCGGTCGGTGAGTCGATCGGTCAGGGTCGATTCGGAGCGACGTCCGGGCAACGAACGTCCGAAACGCGTGGTTCGGCTAGTGTGCTTGTCCACGAGCGAGCACCGTAACGCCTCGTCGCCGGACCGGACACTCGTGGCCGTCCCGGCCGGTACCCGTGTTGTGTCCGGCCGAACCCTGTGCAATCTTTTCGTTGTGAAAAAAGCGAATTCCGCATTGTGCTTGGCGGCCGGCCTAACCGTGACCGGCAGCGCCCATTTCGTGCTCTCCCGCCGGTTCGACGAGATCGTCCCGCGTGGGCTCCCCGGAAGCCCCCGCACGTGGACCTACGTCTCGGGAGTGGCCGAACTGGCCTGCGCGGCGGCCCTGGCCGCGCCCCGGACCCGTCGCGCGGGGGCCACCGCGACGGCGCTGCTACTCGTCGCCGTCTTTCCCGCCAACGTCAAAATGGCCCTCGACCACCGGGCCCGAAACCTCCGTTCGCGCTACGCGGCCTACGCCAGACTACCGATACAGTTACCCTTGATTGGGTGGGCGCTACGCGTACGCCGCGACACCGGTAGATAACACTTTGGTCCCCGAAAGCGTGTGGAGTTGTTGAATCTTGAGCTGTCCTGCTTACCATTCCGCGGTGCAGCAGCTTGAGCAGGCGGCTCGCGCCCTCGGCTGGCACGGCCATCTCGTCTCCGACATAGCGGCCCTCGGAGCACGATTCACCGCCGTGACCCGGCTACGTTTCGACGTACATCAGTGGCGCAGCGTGAACGAGTGGCCCCCGGAGACCGATCCGGCCCGGGTGGAGGCCTGGTCCGAATCGGAATCCCCCGACCGACTGCCCGTCCCCGCGGTCGAACTGGTCGGGCTGCTGGTACGCGTCTCCAAGGCCCGCAAGGCCACACGCGCGTGCGGAACGATGCTGACCATCGCTCCCTGCGTGGCGGTGCTGCCCGGTGACCACCCCTACCGCCCCTGGGCACTGACCGAAATGGACTACTACGGGATCGGAGCGGTAACCGCGGACCGCGACGGAGCGGCCGAACTCGTCCTCGCCCCGGAGGACCGCAGAACGGAGTTCGGCACCTCACTGTTCGAAAGGTGGCTGCTGGAAGTGCTCTACGAACGAGTGGTGCACAGCCACCCGGAAAGCACTCAGAACGCGGGCAGACACACCAACGGGGACACCGCGCCACACCCCGAATGAACCGGCCCGGGGCTGATCAGACGGTCTCGTACTCGTGCCAGTTGAGGCTGTCCGGGTTCCAGCGCAGCAGATAACCCGGCCGAACCGAGCGCAGCGCACGCATGGTGTGCGGCCAGCGCCGGATCACGTTGGCCAGGGCCACCGAGGTCATCTCCTCGCTCGAACGATTCTGCTCACCGGTTCCGAGCAGCGCGATCCTGCCGGAGGTGTGCAGGATGTCGGAAAGCGTCACCTGCCCCGCCAGCGCGCTCTCCTCCACGCTCACGATCGTCTCCGGATCCAGCTCCGTGGGCCAGCTGCGCCGATCGAGATCCACGGGTTTCGGCTGTTCGCACTCACCACAGGTGCACTCGAACTCGCTGGTCCAGCCGTGACTCTGCCAGGACCAGACCGCGGAGGACCCCGGTTGCAACTCCGTCAACGCCGCCACGTGCGGCCAAGCGTTCACCACGGCGCCGAGCACCGTCAGCACGGCCGAACCGGAGTCCGCACCGCCGGGCCCCTCGAAGAACCATCCCCCCTGTTCGTCCCTTCGCACGAGCACGAGTGGAGCCTGCAGGGAGAGGACCTCCTCGTCCACGGACACCTCGGTCCGCAAGGAGGCGTCGAGCTTGGTTTCCGTAATCTGCGACATCGCGGGCATATTCCTGGGTGAACACCCCCGAATACAAGCCGCACCACTCGAACGTGTGTTTTTTGTTCTGCTGCTTCACCGGACGGAACGGTGTGGCCGCTCACTCCTCGGAAGGCACGGACAGGATCAGCTTGCGCAACCCCTCCGCGTCCAGCAGGTCCGTCGGGCGCAGGGTGCGATCGTGTCGCACGTAGTGCACCGCGGCACGCACCGACTCGACCGGCACCCCCGAGATCTCCGACCAGGCCAGCCGATACGCGGCGAGCTGCACCTCGGTCGCCGACATGCGCCGCTCGTCCGGAACGGAACCGGTCTTCCAGTCGACCACGGTCCACCCACCGTCCGAATCGGAGAAAACCGCGTCCATCCGACCACGTACGACGATCCCGGCTATCCGGGTCTCGAAGGGAACCTCGGTGCGGTGCGGAACCCTGTCCGCCCAGGAACCGGCCAGGAACGCGTCGCGGAGCCGTTCGAGGTGTTCGTCCGGAACGGCCGACTCGTCGGACGCACCGGGCAGCTCGTCCACCTCGAACAGCGCCTCCGAGGTGTACTGCCGTTCCAACCAGGCGTGGAAGGCCGTGCCGCGCCGCGCGACCGGATTGGGCGGGGCGGGCAGGGGCCGCCGCAACCCCCGCGCGAAGCGTTCGGGCGAGTCGGCCAACTCGACCAGTTGACTAACCGAGAGCTGGTCGGGCAACCACACCCGCTCCTGCCTGCTACCACGCTCCCGCTCGGCCAGCAGCACGTCCACGTCACGCCGCCAACGCAGCACTTCCGGATCGAGCTCCGCCTCCTCGTCCGGCTCGCCCGTCTCCTGCTCGCCTGCCTCCTGCTCCCGGTTCAACTCGGCCCGGACCAGCTCGGCCCCCTCCACGACGGCGTTTCTGCGCCCCTCCAGGGGGTCCACCGGCCACAGCAGGCTCCTGCCCTTCTCCGCCAGCGGGTTCTCCGCGTCCTCGTCCGGTTCCGGGGCCCAGTGCTCGAGTACACCGTGGTCCTCCCGACCGGTCAGCTCCCGCGCGGTCTCCTCGAGGAATCCGGAGGGCCCCTTGGGCTTCCCCCCGCCTTCGCCCCACCAGTGCCCGGACAGCAGCAGGGTTCGTTCCGAACGCGTGAGCGCGACGTAGAAAAGCCTGCGCTCCTCCGTCAGCCGACGCCGCTCGAACTCGGCGTCGTGCTCGTCCAGCTCCCGCTGCAGCTCCTTGCGGGTGAAGCCCTCCAGCCGATCGAGGTCCAACCGCGGCAGGTCGGGGCCGTCCCCCCGCAGTTCGGGCGGGAGCTCGGTGACCGAGCGCAGCCAGCACGAGGACTTCCGCTTGCCGGGAAAGACCCCGGAGACCAGATGCGGCAGAGCCACGAGCTGCCACTCCAACCCCTTGGCCGCGTGCACGGTCAGCACCTGCACCCTGTCCTCGGCGACCTCCACCTCGCCGGGCTCCAGACCGTCCTCCGCGTGTTCCGCGGATTCCAGGTAGTCCAGCAGCGCGGGGAGCGTCGCGGTGGGGCTCGCGGTGGCGAACTCGGTCACCACTTCGGCCAGCGCGTCCAGATGAGCCCTGCCGACGCCGTCGGTGCGGGACATGCTCTCGATGTCCAGCAGCAGTGTGCGCTCCACGTCGGCGACCAGCTCCGGGAGGGGCTGCTCCAGCCGCTGCCGGAGCGCGGACAGCTCACCCCCCAGCCTGCGGATCCTGCGGTAGCCCTCCTCCGAGTAGCGCTGCCGATCCCCCGGATCGTCGAGCGCGTCGACCAGACCGGCCTGCTCCGCGCGCTCCCCGGGCAGAGCCGCGGCCAAGGTGTCCTCGACACCGGAATCGGAGCCGCCGGAAACGTTCCGCTCACCCAGTTCCCCGGCACGAGCGGAAAGGGCCGCGATGTCGGCCGCACCGAGGCGCCAGCGCGAACCGGTGAGCAACCGCATCGCCGCGGTGCCGGCCAACGGGTCGGTCAGCATGCGCAACGCGCTCACCAGATCCCGCACCTCGGGCTCGTCCAGCAGACCACCGAGGCCGACCACTTCGACGGGCAGTCCCTCGGCACGCAGCGCCTCGGCCATGTCCGCCATGTCCGCGCGACGCCGAACCAGCACCGCGGCCGTCGGCGGTGAACCGTCGGCCTCCACCCCGGCGCGCCAACACCGCGCCACCCGTTCGGCCACCCAACCGCGTTCCGTGCGGACGTCCTCCAGCAGGGCGGCGCTAATATCCGCGGCAGGTGCGTCCTGCTTGGCCCGCAGCTGCTCGACGTCCAACCCGGCCGCGCGCAACGGCTCGGCCACCACGTTGGCCAGCCGCAGTATTCCCGGAGGATTGCGGAAACTCGTGAGCAGGCCGTAGCGGGAGGCCGGTGTGGCCCGCCAGTCCTCGTCCCGGCACGGAAAGTCCGTGGTGAACCTGGGCAGGTTCGCCGCGCTGGCCCCGCGCCAGCCGTAGATGGCCTGCGCCGGATCGCCCACAGCCGTCACCGGCAACGGCGCGTCCCCTTCCGCGGAGCCGAACAGGTTCCGCAGCAGCACGCGCTGGGAATGCCCCGTGTCCTGGTACTCGTCCAGCAGAACGGCGGCGAAGCGCGTGCGCTCCCCCGCCGCCACCTCGGGGTGTTCCGCGGCCAACCGCGCGGCGAGGGACATCTGATCGGCGAAGTCCATCGCCGCCTCGCCGCGCTTGCGTGCCGTGTAGGCCTCGACCAGCGGAAGCAGCGCCGCGCGCAGCCGCTGCGCGGCCACCACCCGCTGCAGTTCCTGCGGCGGTTTCGTCCCCTGCCGCTTCTCGGGCGGCGCGTTCTCCACCAGGGAGGCCATCCGCTCGGCGTGTTCCCGCACCCGCTCCGGATCGACCAGGTGCTCGGCCAGCTCGTTCGTGAGCGAGAGCAGGTGCTCGGTCACCGTCGCCGGAACCTTGTCGGTGTCCAGATCGGCGGTCCAGCCGGAAACGACGCGGTGGGCCAACTGCCACGACGCCGTCCCGGGCAGCAACCGCGCGCCGGGTTCGACCGGAACGCGCAACCCGTGCTCGGACACCAGTCTGCCCGCGTAGGCGTGGTACGTCAGCACGGTCGGCTCCTCGGCCAGCACCCTCGCGCGCAGTCCTCCCGAGGGATCGACCTCCTCCAGGAGTCCGGAGCCGGCCAGGCGACGCAGGCGCGCCCGCACCCGGTCGGCCAGCTGCCTGGCGGCTTTGCGGGTGAAGGTCAGTCCGAGCACCCGTTCGGGAGTGACGACACCGTTGGCGACGAGCCAGACGACCCGTGCCGCCATCGTCTCCGTCTTCCCCGCGCCCGCTCCGGCCACCACCAGGGCCGGTTGCGCCGGAGCCCCCGTGACCATGGCCTGTTCGGAAGTCGGCTCGGGCAGTCCGAGTGCCTGGGCGACACGTTGTGGAGTGATCACTGGCCGACCTGCCTTCCCGAGGAGTGCACCGGGCAACTGGTGCGAACCGGACAACGCGGGCAGTCCGCGTTCTCGACGGCGCGGAACTCCGGGCCGGTGCCTGCCGCGGCCGCGTCGTGCACCACCTCGAGCCAGCCGCGGAGCTCCTCGTCGTCGAATCCCTGCTGAACCCGCTCGGTGGCCGCACCGCTCCTGGACTCCGGCTTGGCCACGTAGACCAACCGTGCCCCGCCCGGATCGCTCTCCCCGTCCGCGCCGAAGGCACCCAGGGCCGCGGCCAGTTGGTAAACCGCCAGTTGAGTGTGCTGCCGGGCCTTGTCCTTGCTCACCGGTGTCTTGGATGTCTTGACGTCCACGATCACCGGTCTGCCGCTGCCGTCGTTCTCCAGCCGGTCCACCCGGCCCCGCAGCCGCAGCTGGTGTCCGTCCTCCCGCGCGGGCACCGTCAGGTCCAGATCGCGTTCCACCGCGACCTGTTCCAGCTCGGCGCGCGAGGAGTCCAGCCACGTGAGGAACGAGTCCAGCATTCCGCGCACCCGCTCGCGCTCCCGGCGGGAGTACCAGGGAGCCCCCGCGTCCACGGACTCCCACGCGTGGTCCAGGGCCTGTTCGAGCCGTTGCCGGTCGGCTCCCTCGGCCGCGGCCTGGACCAGCGAGTGCACCACGGTACCGGCGACCGAAGCCAGTTCGGCCGCGTCCTGTCCGCCGTGTCGCTCGATCACCCACCGCAGCGGGCAGGTCGACAGCACCTCCACTGTGGACGGGCTCACCCGGACCGGCTCGTCCTCGCCGACCAGCGGAGCGGAGCTGGACGGTTCGGGCAGTCCGTACCAGCTGTCCGGATGCGCCCCCCGCACTCCGGCCGCCGCGAGCCTGGCCAACTGCGTGGCCGCGTGACGACGACGTCCCGTTTCCGCTGTGGCGTCGCCCACCACCTGACGCAGCTCGCCCACCAGCTCGGGCAGGCTCAGGCCACGCTCGGGCCTGGAGACCGGACGCTCCTCCGTCTCGGGGTCCTCGTCGGTTCCGTCCAACTCGTCCAGGAACCTGGAGGGCTGCTCCTCCTCACCGCGCACCGCGCCGACCAGCAGTGTCCTGCGGGCACGGCTGGCCGCGACCAGCAGCAACCGACGCTCCTCGGCCAGCAGCGGCGCGGAGGCGGAAACCACGTCCGGGGAGTCCACACCGGACAGGACGTCCACCAGGCGCTCGACCCCGAGCAACGAACCGCGCAACCGCAGGTCCGGCCAGATGCCCTCCTGCACGTCGGGTACCGCCACCACTTCCCACTCGCGCCCGACGGCCGCGTGCGCGGTCAGCACGGACACCGCGTCCCCGCCCGGGGCGCTCGGTGCCAACGTGTCCCCGGAGATGCGCTGGCTCTCCAGGTGATCGACGAACGAGGCCGCGTCCGCTCCGGTGAGGCGGTCCAC
This genomic stretch from Actinopolyspora halophila DSM 43834 harbors:
- a CDS encoding DUF2207 domain-containing protein; translated protein: MTSDVSLKLERDGKLSVTERVTVPPGSEVHRTVPLRQAAGEDVDRVFDIRGAEVGGPGSARVTDERLELTLPPGESTVDYQVVGAVGDPQGGTQQVDWRVSGGWDVSVQRSRISFIAPNPAQSIDCRAGPVGSDDKCTNFRIGTTRGPRAEHTELAEGDRIDFSVELPEGTVPANAEFDETFSLDDAFELSPMVAAALAALGLLVIGGFGLLWYTRGRDARVSSGDVGPVDVLMTDEQGNVRFASPDGVLPGQVGTVIDEYVDVVDVTATIIDLAVRNYLWIEEIPGQQQGRDWRIVLLNPPDESLRSYERAVHEMLFGVDGAERDQVMVSRLRSGSAPDLTRVRDRMYSDVVAQRWFSRRPDSERNLFWWLGLGVVACGVVLTAALAPTTSFALLGIGVLVGGVALTFGARIMPARTKRGSSLVAQVRGLRDYLRSASADSIPLTDREMVFSRSLPYAVVLGETERWLGEFAELDPAADGTPGLYWYGELVERTGHVVPDMRRFREHFPMLVSVLDDALARPGQVRSLR
- a CDS encoding neutral zinc metallopeptidase, with the translated sequence MPPGYRGGAPPRKRTHPAAIIIPLVCGFLLLIVMPMGIALASLTSGASASAGGGYDYSTYEYSETEDIGDTGTGENGTDYRDTTTATGSDRSGTAASPTTSATGPEPVRKTADNPIATAAVPVPDVRCDLPEWQTDPQSSQRFFRAALPCLNEAWNSVLSQAGLPFEPPELAFPGGGSWSSPCGSVSKSENVSAFYCGSNQTIYMPFAGLQTDVYGEQPGIYLGVFAHEYGHHVQQLSGIMPAWQSEAYETGGYETPEALALSRRSELQAQCFAGQYLASAERTNSLSTQAAWNGIQDGYNRGDRGNQPRDHGRPQHYGSWMEAGYKRNNTSECNTWAANASDVS
- a CDS encoding potassium channel family protein, whose protein sequence is MPATAVGPVKSIIRRIIGASLALAVTVLLVYFDRGGYSDTDGTPLSVLDALYYATVSLSTTGYGDIAPLSPSARLVNVLVITPLRVLFLIVLVGTTLEVLTERSRQALKIQHWRSRVRDHVVVIGYGTKGRSAVTALLGDGVEAGNIVVVDTEPAVLEAASSLGLVTVNGSGTRSDVLRVAGIPRARAVVVAPPRDDTAVLVTLTSRELAPKAQIVAAVREAENVHLLRQSGADSVVISSETSGRLLGMATSTPSVVEMFEDLLSPDLGLAIAEREVDRTEVGGSPRHLSDIVLGLVRDGQLYRVDAPEADAIEEGDRLLYVKKVASS
- a CDS encoding DoxX family protein; the encoded protein is MTGSAHFVLSRRFDEIVPRGLPGSPRTWTYVSGVAELACAAALAAPRTRRAGATATALLLVAVFPANVKMALDHRARNLRSRYAAYARLPIQLPLIGWALRVRRDTGR
- a CDS encoding ATP-dependent helicase codes for the protein MITPQRVAQALGLPEPTSEQAMVTGAPAQPALVVAGAGAGKTETMAARVVWLVANGVVTPERVLGLTFTRKAARQLADRVRARLRRLAGSGLLEEVDPSGGLRARVLAEEPTVLTYHAYAGRLVSEHGLRVPVEPGARLLPGTASWQLAHRVVSGWTADLDTDKVPATVTEHLLSLTNELAEHLVDPERVREHAERMASLVENAPPEKRQGTKPPQELQRVVAAQRLRAALLPLVEAYTARKRGEAAMDFADQMSLAARLAAEHPEVAAGERTRFAAVLLDEYQDTGHSQRVLLRNLFGSAEGDAPLPVTAVGDPAQAIYGWRGASAANLPRFTTDFPCRDEDWRATPASRYGLLTSFRNPPGILRLANVVAEPLRAAGLDVEQLRAKQDAPAADISAALLEDVRTERGWVAERVARCWRAGVEADGSPPTAAVLVRRRADMADMAEALRAEGLPVEVVGLGGLLDEPEVRDLVSALRMLTDPLAGTAAMRLLTGSRWRLGAADIAALSARAGELGERNVSGGSDSGVEDTLAAALPGERAEQAGLVDALDDPGDRQRYSEEGYRRIRRLGGELSALRQRLEQPLPELVADVERTLLLDIESMSRTDGVGRAHLDALAEVVTEFATASPTATLPALLDYLESAEHAEDGLEPGEVEVAEDRVQVLTVHAAKGLEWQLVALPHLVSGVFPGKRKSSCWLRSVTELPPELRGDGPDLPRLDLDRLEGFTRKELQRELDEHDAEFERRRLTEERRLFYVALTRSERTLLLSGHWWGEGGGKPKGPSGFLEETARELTGREDHGVLEHWAPEPDEDAENPLAEKGRSLLWPVDPLEGRRNAVVEGAELVRAELNREQEAGEQETGEPDEEAELDPEVLRWRRDVDVLLAERERGSRQERVWLPDQLSVSQLVELADSPERFARGLRRPLPAPPNPVARRGTAFHAWLERQYTSEALFEVDELPGASDESAVPDEHLERLRDAFLAGSWADRVPHRTEVPFETRIAGIVVRGRMDAVFSDSDGGWTVVDWKTGSVPDERRMSATEVQLAAYRLAWSEISGVPVESVRAAVHYVRHDRTLRPTDLLDAEGLRKLILSVPSEE